The proteins below are encoded in one region of Pseudoduganella armeniaca:
- a CDS encoding SMI1/KNR4 family protein, whose translation MSKENALTLMSKATMGLSKLPVATLKEIESTEIEIARRLPDSLKDFYETASNGLRFGRLQILPVKSSTNLRKTGDSIARQNDIRHSIWFNNDAATFAEFLIFATENSQRCFAFKRDSEYVWEWKQDEGQVVELDYSFWDWLEESLHQERDLLRFKS comes from the coding sequence ATGAGCAAAGAAAACGCACTGACCCTTATGTCCAAGGCAACCATGGGCCTGTCCAAGCTGCCCGTGGCTACGCTCAAAGAGATCGAGTCAACGGAAATCGAAATTGCGCGCCGTTTACCAGACTCGCTCAAGGATTTCTATGAAACGGCATCAAACGGCCTGAGGTTCGGTCGCCTGCAGATACTACCGGTAAAGTCGAGCACCAACTTGAGAAAAACAGGTGACTCAATCGCACGTCAAAACGATATCCGACACAGTATATGGTTCAACAATGACGCGGCAACGTTTGCTGAGTTCCTTATTTTCGCCACCGAAAACTCGCAGCGGTGCTTCGCATTCAAACGTGACTCCGAATATGTTTGGGAATGGAAGCAAGACGAGGGGCAAGTCGTAGAACTCGACTACAGCTTCTGGGATTGGCTCGAGGAAAGCCTGCATCAAGAGCGAGACCTGCTACGCTTTAAATCTTAG
- a CDS encoding RHS repeat-associated core domain-containing protein: MQAATRRRYPYDRVWQLTSIDDSRRGHIEYRYDLIGRLLAANSAMGHETFAFDPAGNIQVPSTTRHQSIATRAPLPKILDNLLKEYAGTSYRYDDRGNLIERMQNGQRDTFEWDALNRMTRATTRYGVTTFAYDPLGRRIAKHSQASGGTTLRNTARTIYGWDGDTLALESSVRQGYAPAERTVHYVYERDSFVPLMQASHAKALSLAPTTDVKALMAANFGRYDIALDPLWNDEYEREAEPFVKDEIAFYQCDHLGTPQELTDHEGKVAWSAQYMAWGQAKEAISQGAHEAGMRNPIRFPGQHLDEETGLHYNRHRYYEPYSGRFVSSDPIGLLGGLNLHRYAPNPLQWIDPLGLAGGPAVGVDSHGQWIDASGSAASAPNVASLPALRGASIPQVRSILNGQGYSLQNPGNARNERWKHSDGSEV; encoded by the coding sequence ATGCAAGCAGCGACCCGGCGGCGCTACCCCTACGACCGAGTTTGGCAACTGACGAGCATCGACGACAGCCGTCGCGGCCATATCGAATACCGCTATGATCTGATCGGACGGCTGCTGGCCGCAAACAGCGCGATGGGCCATGAGACCTTCGCGTTCGACCCGGCTGGCAATATCCAGGTGCCCAGTACTACCCGACACCAGAGCATTGCCACCCGCGCCCCGCTGCCGAAAATACTGGACAACCTGCTCAAGGAATACGCCGGCACTAGCTACCGTTACGACGATCGCGGTAACCTCATCGAACGGATGCAGAACGGCCAGCGCGATACATTCGAGTGGGATGCGTTAAACCGGATGACACGCGCCACGACCCGGTACGGCGTCACTACCTTCGCCTACGATCCCCTGGGGCGGCGCATTGCGAAGCACAGCCAGGCGAGCGGCGGCACTACTCTCCGAAATACCGCGCGAACCATATACGGCTGGGATGGCGATACGCTGGCGTTGGAAAGTAGTGTGCGTCAGGGCTATGCCCCTGCTGAACGGACGGTTCACTACGTGTACGAACGCGACAGCTTCGTGCCACTGATGCAGGCCAGTCATGCCAAGGCGCTTAGCCTTGCGCCTACCACCGATGTGAAAGCGTTGATGGCGGCCAATTTCGGTAGGTACGATATTGCACTTGATCCACTTTGGAATGACGAGTACGAACGCGAAGCCGAACCGTTTGTGAAGGATGAGATCGCGTTCTATCAATGCGACCATCTAGGCACCCCGCAGGAATTGACAGATCACGAAGGCAAGGTTGCATGGTCGGCGCAGTACATGGCGTGGGGACAGGCTAAAGAAGCGATCAGCCAGGGAGCGCACGAGGCTGGGATGCGGAATCCCATACGGTTCCCGGGGCAGCACCTTGATGAAGAAACAGGACTTCACTACAACAGGCACAGGTATTACGAGCCTTACTCGGGACGCTTCGTCAGCAGCGATCCGATTGGGCTACTCGGTGGACTGAATCTGCACAGATACGCACCGAATCCGTTGCAATGGATTGATCCGCTGGGCCTTGCTGGTGGCCCGGCTGTCGGCGTGGATTCGCACGGGCAATGGATCGATGCCTCGGGAAGCGCGGCAAGTGCTCCCAATGTTGCAAGCCTCCCAGCATTACGTGGCGCATCCATTCCGCAGGTGCGCAGTATTTTGAACGGTCAAGGATATTCGCTTCAAAATCCGGGCAATGCACGTAACGAACGGTGGAAGCATAGTGATGGTTCGGAAGTATAG